Proteins encoded in a region of the Prochlorothrix hollandica PCC 9006 = CALU 1027 genome:
- a CDS encoding MBL fold metallo-hydrolase, producing the protein MISPIQFSRRFTPVVLSCCVGFVTLACTDTASTTDNGSAEIAATVAEAKNVTETPDEETASLSLEVVRGSEDNGNLVASTLIMGETEVILVDGQAKLSEAQQVVDAIEASGKTLKAIWVTHAHADHYFGLRTVLDAFPDTPVYSTPEVVSLVEERTPGYLKTFQERFPEDAPEVPVIPTAYTESTLEVDGEPIEIISFPRGDTEDVTVLHIPSIGAVLPGDIVYSGVHMYLREAPTVEDRMAWLETLDAIAALNPKILVAGHQSPDYADANVEALQASKDYITAFSKVVEENDSPETAQAAMVALYPDYKYPFLLEAALKAAYAQ; encoded by the coding sequence ATGATTTCGCCCATACAATTCTCCCGCCGTTTCACCCCCGTTGTTCTGTCCTGCTGTGTGGGATTCGTGACCCTGGCCTGTACAGACACCGCCTCTACGACAGACAACGGCTCAGCGGAGATCGCCGCCACTGTTGCTGAGGCAAAAAACGTTACAGAGACTCCCGATGAGGAAACCGCCTCCCTATCCCTAGAGGTGGTGCGGGGCAGTGAGGATAACGGTAATTTGGTGGCTTCGACCCTGATTATGGGGGAAACAGAGGTTATTTTAGTGGATGGCCAAGCCAAGCTGAGTGAGGCCCAACAGGTGGTGGATGCCATTGAAGCGTCTGGTAAAACCCTCAAGGCCATTTGGGTGACCCATGCCCATGCGGACCACTATTTTGGTTTGCGAACCGTGTTAGATGCGTTTCCCGATACCCCGGTGTATTCAACGCCGGAGGTGGTCAGTTTGGTGGAGGAACGGACTCCCGGTTATCTGAAGACGTTCCAAGAGCGCTTTCCTGAGGATGCCCCAGAGGTGCCCGTGATCCCCACCGCCTATACGGAAAGCACCTTAGAGGTGGATGGGGAACCGATCGAAATTATCTCCTTTCCCCGGGGCGATACGGAAGATGTGACGGTGCTCCATATACCTAGCATTGGGGCGGTGCTTCCGGGGGATATTGTCTACTCTGGGGTTCACATGTATTTGCGGGAGGCTCCCACGGTGGAGGATCGCATGGCATGGCTGGAGACCTTGGATGCGATCGCGGCCCTCAATCCTAAAATCCTGGTGGCCGGTCACCAAAGCCCCGACTATGCCGATGCCAATGTGGAAGCGTTGCAAGCCTCCAAGGACTACATCACCGCCTTCAGTAAAGTAGTGGAGGAAAACGACAGCCCTGAAACGGCCCAAGCCGCCATGGTAGCCCTCTATCCCGACTATAAATATCCCTTCCTGTTGGAAGCGGCCTTGAAAGCAGCCTACGCGCAATAA
- a CDS encoding formylglycine-generating enzyme family protein: MIKTLIKRQKLLLFLSLLCGGLGLALLFHLQPRLLFPNASSPTMSSTALAGRCPDQMVWVAGGDFAMGSDDFYPEEKAVDDVRVTGFCIDTHEVTNAQFAKFVADTNYRTVAERPLSAEEYPQLSAAQRQPGSLVFQMPESPNQPVPELSWWHWTPGANWQHPQGPASDLTGREQYPVVHIAVEDAQAYAQWANKQLPTESQWEYAARGGLQGASFTWGNEYKPTLANSWQGLFPLFNTAEDGHVGLAPVESYPPNSYGLYDMAGNVWEWTLDWYQPGHGGKAHQTNPTGPLAKDSYDNREPGVAKHVIKGGSYLCAPNYCSRFRPGAREAQSPDTGTSHIGFRLVQQPEADPSLGLLPGSSG; this comes from the coding sequence ATGATCAAGACCTTGATCAAACGCCAAAAACTTCTGCTGTTCCTAAGCCTGCTCTGTGGCGGCCTAGGGTTGGCTCTCCTCTTCCATCTGCAACCCCGACTTCTCTTCCCCAACGCCAGCTCCCCAACGATGTCATCCACCGCCCTGGCAGGCCGCTGCCCCGACCAAATGGTTTGGGTCGCTGGGGGGGATTTCGCCATGGGATCCGATGACTTCTACCCCGAAGAAAAAGCGGTGGATGATGTGCGGGTTACAGGCTTTTGCATTGATACCCATGAGGTCACCAATGCCCAATTTGCAAAGTTTGTGGCAGACACGAATTACCGGACAGTGGCGGAACGTCCCCTATCGGCAGAGGAGTATCCCCAACTGAGTGCAGCCCAACGTCAGCCCGGTTCCTTAGTGTTCCAGATGCCAGAGTCCCCCAACCAACCGGTTCCGGAACTGAGCTGGTGGCACTGGACACCCGGAGCCAACTGGCAACATCCCCAGGGTCCCGCCAGTGATCTGACGGGGCGGGAGCAATACCCAGTGGTGCATATTGCTGTGGAAGATGCCCAGGCCTATGCCCAATGGGCCAACAAGCAATTGCCCACGGAATCCCAGTGGGAATATGCCGCACGGGGGGGGTTGCAGGGTGCCTCCTTCACCTGGGGCAATGAGTATAAACCAACGTTGGCTAATTCCTGGCAAGGTCTATTTCCCCTGTTTAATACAGCAGAGGATGGCCATGTGGGCCTAGCCCCCGTGGAATCGTACCCCCCCAATAGTTATGGACTTTATGACATGGCGGGGAATGTGTGGGAATGGACCTTAGACTGGTATCAACCGGGCCATGGGGGGAAGGCCCATCAGACCAACCCCACTGGTCCCTTAGCCAAGGACAGCTACGATAACCGAGAACCGGGGGTCGCTAAGCATGTGATCAAGGGGGGGTCTTACCTCTGTGCCCCCAACTATTGCAGTCGCTTTCGCCCAGGGGCACGGGAGGCCCAATCCCCAGATACGGGCACGTCCCACATTGGCTTTCGTCTGGTGCAGCAACCGGAGGCGGATCCGTCCCTGGGACTGCTACCGGGGTCTTCAGGCTAG